From Pigmentibacter ruber, a single genomic window includes:
- a CDS encoding sterol desaturase family protein, whose product MFFTIPIYLSAIILEFFHFKKQQKSVYKMQDTFASLAMGSGYLIVSSLAGLYIFYIYSYIYNFRFFEIPSPWVGLFVDAKLNLLSIFLLFILDDFCYYWFHRVSHICRFFWCAHETHHSSEYYNFGTALRQSWIGAPFTWIFWLPLPLIGFRAEDIFFQATLNLFYQFWIHTKLTKSFGFLDYIFNTPSHHRVHHGTEIHYLDKNYGGIFIIWDRIFNTFTPEINEPKYGVLHPVNSFNPFKIAFHMLYSLFIDIKNEKKLINKLKIIFYPPGWLPNNKGLTTKQMQENYKKNSLL is encoded by the coding sequence ATGTTTTTTACCATTCCCATATATTTATCAGCAATTATTTTAGAATTTTTTCATTTTAAAAAACAGCAAAAAAGTGTCTATAAAATGCAGGATACATTTGCTAGTTTAGCTATGGGTTCTGGCTATCTTATTGTTTCTAGTTTAGCTGGATTATATATTTTTTATATTTACTCTTATATTTATAATTTTAGATTTTTTGAAATACCTTCACCTTGGGTTGGATTGTTTGTTGATGCTAAATTAAATTTACTCTCTATTTTTTTATTATTTATTCTTGATGATTTTTGCTATTATTGGTTTCATCGAGTTAGCCATATTTGTCGCTTTTTTTGGTGCGCTCATGAAACTCACCATTCTTCTGAATATTATAATTTTGGAACTGCATTACGCCAGTCATGGATTGGAGCTCCATTTACTTGGATATTTTGGCTACCTTTACCATTGATAGGATTTCGTGCAGAAGATATATTTTTTCAAGCCACACTTAATTTATTTTATCAATTTTGGATTCATACTAAATTAACAAAATCTTTTGGTTTTCTTGACTATATTTTTAATACTCCAAGCCACCATAGAGTTCATCATGGAACAGAAATCCATTACTTAGATAAAAATTATGGAGGTATTTTTATTATTTGGGATAGAATTTTTAACACATTTACTCCTGAAATAAATGAACCAAAATATGGAGTATTACACCCTGTAAATTCATTTAATCCTTTTAAAATAGCCTTCCATATGCTTTATTCTTTATTTATTGATATAAAAAATGAAAAAAAATTGATTAATAAGTTAAAAATTATATTTTATCCACCAGGATGGTTGCCAAACAATAAAGGACTTACAACCAAACAAATGCAAGAAAATTACAAAAAAAATAGTTTACTCTGA
- a CDS encoding transporter substrate-binding domain-containing protein, whose protein sequence is MKLKFILIILFYFPFNIFAETETIFLNYQPRIPFFIEDKKEKYPVDGTIYKIIQSIFQGLDIEYKYSNVPVIRTLQMIKENKVKVCYPLGLRNIEREKIALISKPIYKDKNTIVLYNIDNEKIKLYSNFTEMLKDKNITLLVKIGYSYGKLIDEKLLEYLHYKAFEENKNIGKNINKTSDDNIGMLNQILNKKSDYMLIAKNEIENLIEQNAVYKKYLKILEFKDLPEGEYRHLICSKKVGEEVMEKINSRIKILKLPNEK, encoded by the coding sequence ATGAAACTAAAATTTATTCTAATAATACTTTTTTACTTTCCTTTTAATATTTTTGCTGAAACAGAAACTATTTTTTTAAACTATCAGCCAAGAATTCCATTTTTTATCGAAGATAAAAAAGAAAAATATCCCGTTGATGGTACCATTTATAAAATTATACAAAGTATTTTCCAAGGCTTAGATATTGAATATAAATATTCAAATGTTCCTGTAATAAGAACGTTACAAATGATTAAAGAAAATAAAGTAAAAGTTTGCTACCCATTAGGTTTACGAAATATTGAAAGGGAAAAAATAGCGCTTATATCAAAGCCAATCTATAAAGATAAAAATACAATTGTACTATATAATATTGATAATGAAAAAATTAAATTATATTCAAATTTTACAGAAATGTTAAAAGATAAAAATATTACATTATTAGTTAAAATTGGCTATAGTTATGGCAAATTGATAGATGAAAAATTACTTGAATATTTACACTATAAAGCTTTTGAGGAAAATAAAAATATTGGAAAAAATATTAATAAAACTTCAGACGATAATATTGGAATGTTAAATCAAATTTTAAATAAAAAGTCTGACTATATGTTAATTGCAAAAAACGAAATTGAAAACTTAATTGAACAAAATGCTGTTTATAAAAAGTATTTAAAAATTCTTGAATTTAAAGATTTACCTGAAGGTGAATATAGGCACTTAATTTGTTCTAAAAAAGTTGGTGAAGAAGTTATGGAAAAAATTAACTCAAGAATTAAAATCTTAAAATTGCCTAATGAGAAGTAA
- a CDS encoding transporter substrate-binding domain-containing protein, producing the protein MRIFYVILSIILLDFSLAFSLEDKIFIAVYDRPPFVIFDKDTGLPKDGILYKQAIKILEKSRISYEFKEMPLIRSLEIIKKNEMKICTIYAYKSKDREAYSFFSEPYYSEKRLVLVALKNSEIVNKAKTLEELLKIDDFKIQLKVGYSYGLNADQLVKKYKNFSNSIDKVADERKIYLTSDNILEMLYNIVKKKADYMLINGSEFEYFYNLEYELKENLQYKLFPDIPEGEKRYFMCSYKVGEELINKINKTIKFFQK; encoded by the coding sequence ATGCGAATATTTTATGTTATTTTATCAATTATTTTATTAGATTTTTCATTAGCTTTTTCTTTAGAAGATAAAATTTTTATTGCTGTTTATGATAGACCTCCTTTTGTTATTTTTGATAAAGATACTGGCCTTCCAAAAGATGGAATACTATATAAACAAGCAATCAAAATATTAGAAAAATCTAGAATTTCCTATGAATTTAAAGAAATGCCTTTAATAAGATCTTTGGAAATAATTAAAAAAAATGAGATGAAAATTTGCACTATTTACGCTTACAAGAGTAAAGATAGAGAAGCTTATTCCTTTTTTTCAGAACCCTATTATTCAGAAAAAAGATTGGTTTTAGTTGCATTAAAAAATTCTGAAATTGTAAATAAAGCTAAAACATTAGAGGAACTTTTAAAAATTGATGATTTTAAAATCCAATTAAAAGTAGGATACAGTTATGGATTAAATGCAGATCAATTAGTAAAGAAATATAAAAATTTTAGTAATTCTATAGATAAGGTGGCAGATGAAAGAAAAATATATTTAACATCTGATAATATTCTTGAAATGTTATATAATATTGTTAAGAAAAAAGCAGATTATATGTTAATAAATGGAAGTGAATTTGAATATTTTTACAACCTAGAATATGAATTAAAAGAAAATTTACAATATAAACTATTTCCGGATATACCTGAGGGAGAAAAAAGATATTTCATGTGTTCTTATAAAGTTGGGGAAGAGCTTATCAATAAAATAAATAAAACAATAAAATTTTTTCAAAAATAA
- a CDS encoding phosphatase PAP2 family protein produces the protein MIRYISLVSIVLAYYFIDAPLVRWIHAAGINKVSFFNILTHIPDVIIAFLILFFLFFILFFKRYEKQKLFNVLFIAMASVAVSTHIKDFLKFIFARYWPNTWIDNNPSLLVNNVYGFQFFEKGTAYQSFPSGHTTVTFAFFSVLIYFYPKYKIIFLIPCLLLGLGQVLMHYHFLSDVIAGGLLGWMVAVIFCRFTENKIMLKESN, from the coding sequence TTGATTCGATATATTTCATTAGTTTCTATAGTATTAGCATATTACTTTATCGATGCGCCATTAGTGCGTTGGATTCACGCTGCCGGTATAAATAAAGTATCCTTTTTTAATATTTTGACTCATATCCCTGATGTTATAATAGCATTTTTAATTTTATTTTTCCTGTTTTTTATTTTATTTTTCAAAAGATATGAAAAGCAAAAATTATTTAATGTTTTATTTATAGCAATGGCTTCGGTGGCAGTAAGTACTCATATTAAGGATTTTCTAAAATTTATTTTTGCAAGATATTGGCCAAATACTTGGATAGATAATAATCCTTCGTTGTTAGTTAATAATGTATACGGATTTCAATTTTTTGAAAAAGGTACAGCATATCAATCTTTTCCTTCAGGGCATACAACTGTTACTTTCGCATTTTTTTCTGTTTTAATTTACTTTTACCCAAAATATAAAATAATTTTTTTAATCCCTTGTCTCCTTTTAGGTTTAGGGCAGGTTTTAATGCATTATCACTTTTTGAGTGATGTTATTGCAGGAGGATTATTGGGGTGGATGGTAGCCGTTATTTTCTGTCGGTTTACTGAAAATAAAATAATGCTTAAAGAATCAAATTGA
- the infA gene encoding translation initiation factor IF-1 encodes MSRTDLLSVEGVVTNVFAGGKYSVSLSTGQIISAKISGRMRKYQISVIIGDRVTVGLSPYDVSHGLIISREKLASKAK; translated from the coding sequence ATGAGTAGAACGGATTTGTTGAGCGTTGAGGGAGTTGTTACAAACGTGTTTGCAGGTGGTAAATACTCAGTTAGTTTAAGTACTGGACAAATTATTTCTGCAAAGATTTCAGGTCGCATGCGAAAGTATCAAATTAGTGTTATTATTGGAGACAGAGTAACCGTAGGTCTATCTCCTTATGATGTCAGTCATGGTTTAATTATATCAAGAGAAAAATTAGCTTCTAAAGCCAAATAG
- a CDS encoding endonuclease MutS2, with protein sequence MEHENNIEDNSLSYLHKDALSRLEWGKITSYLADLAIFPHTKNALAALEPWLTKEKREFYFGTTGEMLELNSTSNGLNLEPFDFQLFESSLKRASILPPLALFQILTTLKLTTNVLHFFKHEKAKSLKYPLLTNLALLLKPNLDLYTKLKQSVDAQGSILSTASAELHSARSRVEHAKRKIVEHLEEILKKQEIKSSLQDSVWMLRDGRYVLPVRSDRKSGVEGIPRGVSQSGSTVFIEPQALAAQHAQLEKAQTDVEIEENRILRELSKECYLIHEDILFNAQHLTTFDLISARAKFAGLIHGIEPNFVTNSIKSARFSFLRAKHPLFILEKKLCIENDLELKPSHNSNSPFVWVLSGPNAGGKTVAMKTVGILTLMAKAGLFLSCEKAELLDYEEIFVELGDRQNREEDLSTFSGHLAQLKKIATYANEKTLILLDEGFVGTDPAIGVAMARSTLEFFAKKNSTVIITTHFSNLKTLSDGDERFYNGSMEFEPKKLLPTYKLLNGIPGQSYAIELAERMGLNNEIIQQARSYYGNESQRMENILKDLQLKKIQASEELTKQTLLTKKLDEQLKALQFEKEKISEIREDLVESYRSKLQKRLNAFENRLNIRERQFEKQKESLLKELEFKANTESTENQSSVQTMESVPNLNSEKSITADNKEIKQGIKPKKLSGFEALSQLKLPKKQSQNDSYIDYDSLDEKANKFRSPKQMSSRALLDEARLSLNYIKQSYDNIEEELNLDLSVIQNNERSTKDKVKEAKETVLDIKTQGKEPTFWQVGMIVKCDRFKEKGKVIKTADSKGNIECLFGILKVKIPYYELKTIDSNFQQTISVSNNKIKNQVTKKVKNTNEFDPEIPPALQHSGNTIDLRGLTVDIALDKLDLELDKMHRNEVDLVIIIHGHGMGRVKESVRKFIEETSYKLRYRNGRQGEGGDGVTVIEFIS encoded by the coding sequence ATGGAACATGAAAACAATATTGAAGACAATTCCTTATCCTATTTACACAAAGATGCTCTATCGCGCCTAGAATGGGGGAAAATAACAAGTTATTTAGCTGATCTTGCAATTTTTCCACATACTAAAAATGCATTAGCAGCTTTAGAACCTTGGTTGACTAAAGAAAAACGTGAATTTTACTTTGGAACAACTGGTGAAATGCTAGAATTAAATTCTACCAGTAATGGACTTAACCTAGAGCCTTTTGATTTTCAATTATTTGAAAGTAGTTTAAAACGAGCCTCTATTTTACCTCCCCTGGCTCTATTCCAAATTTTAACAACTCTAAAATTAACTACAAATGTGCTTCATTTCTTTAAACACGAAAAAGCAAAATCTTTAAAATATCCGTTGCTAACAAATTTAGCTCTATTGTTAAAACCAAATCTAGACTTATATACAAAATTAAAACAAAGTGTGGACGCACAAGGCTCTATTCTATCTACAGCCTCTGCTGAACTACACTCTGCTAGAAGTCGTGTAGAACATGCTAAAAGAAAAATTGTTGAACATCTTGAGGAAATTTTAAAAAAGCAAGAAATTAAAAGCTCTTTACAAGATTCTGTCTGGATGTTGCGAGATGGACGCTATGTCCTACCGGTTCGTTCTGATCGTAAAAGCGGCGTGGAAGGTATTCCAAGAGGAGTAAGTCAATCTGGTTCAACTGTTTTTATTGAGCCGCAGGCATTGGCTGCACAACATGCACAGCTCGAAAAAGCCCAAACTGATGTTGAAATTGAAGAGAATAGAATTCTTCGCGAACTCTCAAAAGAGTGCTACCTTATTCATGAAGATATTCTTTTTAATGCTCAACACTTGACTACATTTGATCTTATTTCAGCAAGAGCTAAATTCGCTGGATTGATCCATGGTATAGAGCCAAACTTTGTAACAAATTCCATTAAATCAGCTCGATTTTCATTTTTACGAGCGAAACACCCCTTATTTATCCTTGAAAAAAAACTATGTATCGAAAATGATTTAGAACTAAAACCGAGCCACAACTCCAACTCACCATTTGTTTGGGTCCTAAGTGGTCCTAATGCTGGTGGTAAAACTGTGGCTATGAAAACAGTTGGCATTTTAACACTAATGGCTAAGGCTGGTTTATTTCTATCGTGCGAAAAAGCTGAACTGCTAGATTATGAAGAAATTTTTGTTGAGCTTGGTGATAGACAAAATAGAGAGGAAGATCTCTCTACTTTTTCAGGACATCTTGCCCAATTGAAAAAAATTGCTACCTATGCCAATGAAAAAACATTAATTCTCTTAGATGAAGGATTTGTTGGAACAGACCCCGCAATTGGAGTGGCAATGGCCAGATCCACTCTTGAATTTTTTGCAAAAAAGAACTCTACTGTTATTATTACAACTCACTTTTCTAATTTAAAAACTTTATCTGATGGTGATGAACGCTTTTATAATGGTAGTATGGAATTTGAACCTAAAAAACTTTTGCCTACATATAAACTATTAAATGGAATACCAGGCCAAAGTTATGCGATAGAACTTGCAGAAAGAATGGGTTTAAATAATGAAATTATTCAACAAGCCAGAAGCTATTATGGCAATGAATCACAACGCATGGAAAATATTCTTAAAGATTTGCAATTGAAAAAAATTCAAGCAAGTGAAGAATTAACCAAACAAACTCTATTGACTAAAAAACTAGATGAGCAATTAAAAGCGTTACAATTTGAAAAAGAAAAAATTTCTGAAATACGCGAAGATTTAGTTGAAAGCTATCGGAGTAAGTTGCAAAAACGCCTTAATGCTTTTGAAAATAGGCTAAACATAAGGGAAAGGCAATTTGAGAAACAAAAAGAAAGTCTTTTGAAAGAACTAGAATTTAAAGCAAATACTGAGTCTACCGAAAATCAATCCTCTGTGCAGACAATGGAAAGCGTGCCAAATTTGAATTCTGAAAAAAGTATTACCGCGGACAATAAAGAAATAAAACAAGGTATTAAACCTAAAAAACTTTCAGGATTTGAAGCGCTCTCTCAGTTAAAATTACCAAAGAAACAAAGTCAAAATGATTCATATATTGATTATGACTCACTTGATGAGAAAGCTAATAAGTTTCGCTCGCCAAAACAAATGTCTAGTAGAGCATTGTTAGATGAAGCAAGACTGAGTTTAAATTATATTAAACAATCATATGACAATATTGAAGAAGAGTTAAATTTAGATTTAAGTGTAATTCAAAATAATGAAAGAAGTACTAAAGATAAAGTCAAAGAAGCAAAAGAAACAGTTTTAGACATAAAAACTCAGGGTAAAGAACCTACGTTTTGGCAAGTTGGAATGATTGTCAAATGTGATCGTTTTAAAGAAAAAGGAAAAGTAATTAAAACTGCAGATTCAAAAGGAAATATCGAATGTTTATTTGGTATTTTAAAAGTAAAAATTCCTTATTATGAATTAAAAACAATTGATTCTAACTTTCAGCAAACAATTTCTGTTTCAAATAATAAAATTAAAAATCAAGTAACAAAAAAAGTAAAAAATACAAATGAGTTTGATCCTGAAATTCCACCAGCACTTCAACATTCAGGAAATACTATAGACTTAAGAGGTTTAACTGTAGATATTGCTCTTGATAAACTTGATTTAGAACTAGATAAAATGCACAGAAATGAAGTTGATCTTGTGATTATAATTCATGGACATGGGATGGGTAGAGTAAAAGAATCTGTCAGAAAATTTATAGAAGAAACTTCTTATAAGTTACGTTATCGCAATGGAAGACAAGGAGAAGGCGGTGATGGAGTCACGGTAATAGAATTTATTTCATAA
- the rsgA gene encoding ribosome small subunit-dependent GTPase A — protein MARIKNFDVQDERRNNFKKIEKIKKEKRSVRGRIIDDWLVNSDEDNLSEKQLSDKLNDFYKKGYRNGRVIEVQKRNVFIAEESKIGFPETENLWLCTVAKRHFQRAHKERNFVVVGDRILFEPNAEVLFDEEGQPIDTDLPRGVVQHAFQRTSKISRKDPLNAEWEHVMLANIDLIAVVASVLNPEVRWGLIDRFLVQAEIENIPVVIILNKVDLLSNERLANKDFLANYQKRVEIYKKIGYDVIELSALKPKKYADSVKHLRKLFKGKVIGFAGHSGVGKSSILNLMKPEFEQIVDENPDIFYKGRHTTTYNSLLYLEIGAYAIDTPGIRSFDIQTYDAITLSYCFREFRNYKCKYRECSHNLEPQCAIKEAVSQGKISAERYRSFLGILKGISFREGEGDATDANMIADLKARVQKRDEELLQENEIENKDK, from the coding sequence TTGGCTCGCATTAAAAACTTTGACGTCCAAGATGAAAGACGTAACAATTTTAAAAAAATAGAAAAGATAAAAAAAGAAAAAAGATCTGTGCGAGGAAGAATAATTGATGATTGGTTAGTCAATTCAGACGAAGATAATTTATCAGAAAAGCAATTAAGTGATAAATTAAATGATTTTTATAAAAAAGGTTATCGTAACGGTAGAGTAATTGAAGTACAAAAAAGAAACGTATTTATTGCTGAAGAAAGTAAAATTGGCTTTCCTGAAACAGAAAATTTATGGTTGTGTACTGTAGCAAAACGACATTTTCAACGTGCGCATAAAGAAAGAAATTTTGTTGTTGTTGGAGATAGAATATTATTTGAACCAAATGCTGAAGTTTTATTTGATGAAGAAGGACAACCAATTGATACAGATTTGCCCCGTGGCGTGGTACAGCATGCCTTTCAAAGGACAAGTAAAATATCTAGAAAAGATCCATTAAATGCTGAATGGGAACATGTCATGTTGGCTAATATTGATCTTATTGCTGTTGTTGCTTCAGTTTTAAATCCTGAAGTGCGTTGGGGACTTATCGACCGTTTTTTAGTTCAAGCAGAAATTGAAAATATTCCGGTTGTGATAATTTTAAATAAAGTAGATTTATTAAGTAATGAAAGGTTAGCAAATAAAGATTTTCTTGCGAACTACCAAAAAAGAGTCGAAATTTATAAAAAAATTGGCTATGATGTCATTGAGTTAAGTGCATTAAAACCTAAAAAATATGCTGATAGTGTTAAACATTTACGAAAACTATTTAAAGGAAAAGTGATAGGTTTTGCTGGACATTCTGGTGTTGGAAAAAGTAGTATTTTGAACTTAATGAAGCCTGAATTTGAGCAAATTGTTGATGAAAATCCTGATATTTTTTATAAAGGAAGACATACAACAACATATAATAGTTTACTTTACTTAGAAATAGGTGCTTATGCAATTGACACTCCTGGGATTCGTTCTTTTGATATTCAAACTTATGATGCAATAACTTTAAGTTATTGTTTCAGAGAATTCAGAAATTACAAGTGCAAGTACCGCGAGTGTTCACATAATTTAGAACCCCAGTGTGCTATAAAAGAAGCAGTGTCACAAGGTAAAATATCAGCTGAGCGCTATCGAAGTTTTCTAGGAATTTTAAAAGGAATCAGTTTTCGTGAAGGAGAGGGCGACGCTACAGATGCAAATATGATAGCGGATTTAAAAGCTAGAGTGCAAAAAAGAGATGAGGAATTACTTCAGGAAAATGAAATTGAAAATAAAGATAAGTAA
- a CDS encoding NAD(P)-binding protein: MSIVSISDQKFSEYVVIGGGLSGLLLALKLSKDPNKVTKGITLVEKEAQLGGRLFYTQLNQFSGKSREQVFSEIYENATNNQYLSGLGFEFLNADALEIIYRHFLSQLNEEELSIIENLQVKLDIQNESFETERNLFFVKKDFISFHELFNSSSEFFTKKEAESFKNLINYPADDSLKSENILFDKSLYWNELPKSTRDTFSPFFQTIIGPNWEKTRFSIVQKRMQDFFYNYQKKVPNYFYRSFCFEYIIGTILSKRGVIIRNLCELIRVQKNEKNVFQLLLSDDLNPKEKHLECNNVIFAMPLNNCLGIIAKEHFSPAQSKFISKVRPISLVISEITNFSDLQSEQWPSFIKPDDCVVFPVERAVGYLTRDQRFLMTTKLDYEDSMQAPAVREAISRLRKATCRVIKTEFTEELKKGARIPQKKIMERIILLPVAYTIPNDIPVNIEVKDIKMGLDGMYCCGDNFPGLADEPWKIIVNSVNEVFLNLS, encoded by the coding sequence ATGAGCATTGTTAGTATTTCAGATCAAAAATTTTCCGAATATGTAGTTATTGGTGGTGGGCTTTCTGGTTTACTATTAGCTTTAAAACTTTCCAAAGACCCAAATAAAGTAACTAAAGGTATTACTTTAGTGGAAAAAGAAGCTCAGTTGGGTGGAAGGCTTTTCTATACACAATTAAACCAGTTTTCTGGCAAATCAAGGGAACAGGTATTTTCAGAAATATATGAAAATGCTACTAATAATCAATATCTTAGTGGACTTGGATTTGAATTTTTAAATGCAGATGCATTGGAAATTATTTATCGGCATTTTCTCTCTCAATTAAATGAAGAAGAACTTAGTATAATAGAAAACTTGCAAGTTAAATTAGATATACAAAATGAAAGTTTTGAAACTGAAAGAAATCTTTTTTTTGTAAAAAAAGATTTTATCTCATTTCATGAGTTATTTAATTCTTCATCAGAGTTTTTTACAAAAAAAGAAGCAGAAAGCTTCAAAAACTTAATCAATTATCCTGCAGATGATTCTCTGAAGAGTGAAAATATTCTTTTTGATAAGTCTTTATATTGGAATGAACTGCCAAAAAGTACGAGAGATACTTTTTCCCCTTTTTTTCAAACTATTATTGGTCCCAATTGGGAAAAAACAAGATTTTCTATCGTCCAAAAAAGAATGCAAGACTTTTTTTATAATTATCAAAAAAAAGTACCAAATTATTTTTATCGTAGTTTTTGTTTTGAATATATTATTGGGACAATATTAAGTAAAAGAGGCGTTATTATTCGAAATTTATGTGAACTTATTCGTGTCCAAAAAAACGAAAAAAATGTTTTCCAATTATTGCTATCCGATGATTTAAATCCAAAAGAAAAACATTTAGAGTGCAATAATGTCATATTTGCCATGCCACTAAATAATTGTTTAGGAATAATAGCTAAAGAACATTTTTCCCCAGCACAGTCAAAGTTTATTTCAAAAGTTAGACCAATTTCTCTTGTTATTTCTGAAATAACTAACTTTTCTGACCTCCAAAGCGAACAATGGCCTTCATTTATCAAGCCAGATGATTGCGTGGTTTTTCCAGTAGAAAGAGCAGTTGGATATTTAACTCGTGATCAGCGTTTTTTAATGACTACAAAACTAGACTATGAAGATTCTATGCAAGCCCCAGCTGTGAGAGAAGCAATTTCTCGTTTACGAAAAGCTACATGTCGAGTTATAAAAACAGAATTTACTGAAGAATTAAAAAAGGGAGCAAGAATTCCGCAAAAGAAAATTATGGAAAGAATTATTTTATTACCTGTTGCCTATACAATTCCAAATGACATTCCTGTAAATATTGAAGTAAAAGATATAAAAATGGGATTAGATGGAATGTATTGTTGTGGAGATAATTTTCCTGGATTAGCAGATGAGCCTTGGAAAATAATAGTAAATAGTGTTAATGAAGTTTTTTTAAATTTGTCATAA
- a CDS encoding peptide ABC transporter substrate-binding protein, translating to MKKRCKLIFSSAILLNSTFMYANNLINKANEQVLNIGNADDPKTLDPQKCNESTCTAIIKQLFEGLITTDNAGNIIPSSAEKWKVSSDGKVYTFSLKKNLRWSDNTAVTAKDFVYSFRRLVDPKIASEQANLLESVTNVPEIINGKKPVTSMGVRAIDDYTLEFILTKPSPAFFENLTVTNTFPVQEKSVEKLKDNFTQVNNLISNGPYVLKYRKVGDKVTVQKNPYYWNEKNYFIEKINFFAVVDQNSEFAMYEAGQLDITSNIPPNKFTQIKNKFSKELVNDPYLASYVYVLNTQKKPLDNAKLRRALSIAIDRDIITRSVLGMGQKPLYDLVPYGIKNYSQNVTYWQNWPRSKQLEEAKKLYLEAGFTAQKPLTIHILYNTNEAHKKIATSVAAMWKTNLGVQVETVNEEWKTMLDKRSSGDFEILRLGNIANINDAGDFLNQYRSTDPMNDPKYKNNEYDRLVNLSLFESDSVKRKKYLESAAKILQEDTPIIPIYSYVSTYLRKQYVTGFEKNNLGKYSLQGVYLLNK from the coding sequence ATGAAAAAAAGATGTAAACTTATTTTTAGTTCTGCTATTCTTTTGAATTCAACATTTATGTATGCAAACAATTTAATTAATAAAGCAAATGAACAGGTTTTAAATATTGGTAACGCCGATGATCCTAAAACACTTGATCCACAAAAATGCAATGAATCAACTTGTACAGCCATTATCAAACAATTATTTGAAGGATTAATAACAACTGATAATGCAGGAAATATCATTCCTTCAAGTGCAGAAAAATGGAAAGTAAGTAGTGATGGAAAAGTTTATACTTTTTCTTTAAAGAAAAATTTACGCTGGTCAGACAATACAGCAGTGACTGCAAAAGATTTTGTCTATTCTTTTCGAAGATTAGTAGATCCTAAAATAGCTTCCGAACAAGCAAATTTACTTGAATCGGTAACAAACGTTCCAGAAATAATTAATGGAAAAAAACCTGTAACTAGTATGGGTGTACGTGCTATTGATGACTATACACTTGAATTTATTCTGACTAAACCTTCACCCGCTTTTTTTGAAAATTTAACAGTTACAAATACCTTTCCCGTGCAAGAAAAAAGTGTTGAAAAATTGAAAGATAATTTTACACAAGTCAATAATTTAATTTCTAATGGTCCTTATGTTTTAAAATACAGAAAAGTGGGAGATAAGGTCACTGTTCAAAAAAATCCGTATTATTGGAATGAAAAAAATTACTTTATCGAAAAAATAAATTTTTTTGCGGTTGTAGATCAAAATTCAGAATTTGCAATGTATGAAGCAGGGCAGTTAGATATTACAAGTAACATTCCACCAAATAAATTTACCCAAATAAAAAATAAATTTAGTAAAGAATTGGTAAACGATCCTTATTTGGCAAGTTATGTTTATGTTTTAAATACACAAAAAAAACCACTAGATAATGCAAAACTAAGGAGAGCATTAAGTATTGCTATAGATAGAGACATTATTACACGTTCGGTCCTAGGAATGGGACAAAAACCTTTGTATGATTTAGTACCCTATGGAATTAAAAATTATTCACAAAATGTTACCTATTGGCAGAACTGGCCACGTTCAAAACAACTTGAAGAAGCAAAAAAGCTTTATCTAGAAGCAGGATTTACAGCGCAAAAGCCCTTAACTATCCATATTCTTTATAATACAAATGAAGCACATAAAAAAATAGCAACATCTGTTGCTGCAATGTGGAAAACAAATTTAGGAGTACAAGTTGAAACAGTCAATGAAGAATGGAAAACTATGCTCGATAAACGAAGTAGTGGAGATTTTGAAATTCTAAGATTAGGTAACATTGCCAATATTAATGATGCCGGAGATTTTTTAAATCAATATCGTTCAACTGATCCAATGAATGATCCAAAGTACAAAAATAATGAGTATGATAGATTAGTGAATTTATCTTTGTTTGAAAGTGATAGTGTAAAAAGGAAAAAATATCTAGAAAGCGCAGCAAAAATATTGCAAGAAGATACTCCTATTATTCCAATATATAGCTACGTATCTACCTATCTACGAAAACAGTATGTTACGGGTTTTGAAAAAAACAATTTAGGAAAATACTCCTTGCAAGGTGTTTATTTATTAAATAAATAA